One Trichomycterus rosablanca isolate fTriRos1 chromosome 10, fTriRos1.hap1, whole genome shotgun sequence DNA window includes the following coding sequences:
- the LOC134321842 gene encoding uncharacterized protein LOC134321842 has translation MAVWRCMICFVFVALSIKSLLSHINVTHSRSQDFWVLCGIDGCEQDFRVYNSFYRHLKRTHPLYLATGCPPMAWGTTPTSAALGSENFGASIFSEAATPARTYFVEEQSHGSQIETCMETPPDSHSCIQENNGAGTSVTEPDIGKSAAAFAISVREECHLSQRTVNRVIGGVQQYQATLLDTLRIRMRSVFDRHPETTTQLQNEVLNTFDTFEDPFSTTAYGQNRTICELFSPVCPEEVVVSQKICLVKQGSSKVMAIRNKSFYYVPLIESLKQLLTNSRIFSMLNTVPQRSREGFLYDFSDGSLFTSHPLYSVRPNALQIILYSDEIEICNPLGPHTSSNKLLMVYYSLGNIDPKFRSKLAAIRLLAIAKSVDVSKWGIDVILQRIIKDLILLYNGVKVETPHGEMDLFGAVIAVCGDTLAQHELAGFKEGVGFAYSKCRHCECTFEDMQIYFDENNFVRRTLERHIRQCLEIDKASTDTLKSSLKTTYGINRKSRLIDVPAFDLIRQTPQDIMHVIFEGVAPMEMKLVLKRLILSGNLELDVFNSAIQNFPYSPLDIRDKPCPVSVSTLTASDNKLKQSCGQMLILLKVLPFILYDLDDEYVTFIVKLIEIVQIVLAPIISLQTVIRLKLMIEEHLSQFKHLFPETNVIPKQHYMLHLPSQIQSLGPLIRTMCMRFEAKHSYFKQWAPKLNFKNVCKSLAKHNQFLECCQHEIGIEHPIFATERELGPVTDISNTDYVKAKFRDFFNMDISQSVVSVKWLILNGNKYISGKSLIIADVNDTLPVFGLVKDIFLVDSSFVAFEYQRYETLHFDNNLLAYEVAVPAIAQATELVHELLDHTSYFPVNFKDSVFVPIKYTLCDVLVHRNGPGDV, from the exons ATGGCAGTGTGGCGGTGTATGATCTGTTTCGTTTTTGTTGCGTTAAGTATAAAATCGCTCCTCAGCCACATAAATGTCACGCATAGCCGTAGTCAAGATTTTTGGGTTCTGTGTGGAATTGATGGTTGTGAACAAGATTTTAGAGTTTACAACTCATTTTATCGCCATCTTAAACGAACACACCCTTTGTATTTGGCGACCGGATGCCCACCAATGGCATGGGGGACAACACCTACTTCAGCTGCACTTGGGTCAGAGAACTTTGGTGCATCTATTTTTTCTGAAGCCGCTACTCCTGCAAGAACGTACTTTGTGGAGGAACAGTCACACGGCAGTCAAATTGAAACTTGTATGGAAACTCCTCCTGATTCCCATTCTTGTATTCAG GAAAATAATGGAGCTGGAACATCTGTAACCGAACCGGATATTGGCAAGTCTGCGGCAGCTTTTGCAATCAGTGTCCGGGAAGAATGCCATCTGTCACAG AGGACCGTCAACAGAGTCATTGGAGGGGTGCAACAGTACCAAGCAACTCTCTTGGATACATTAAGGATAAGAATGAGAAGCGTTTTTGACAGACATCCAGAGACAACCACTCAGCTTCAAAATGAGgttctgaatacttttgatactttcgAAGATCCTTTCTCAACCACAGCATATGGACAGAATAGGACTATTTGTGAACTCTTCAGTCCAGTCTGCCCAGAGGAAGTAGTTGTCTCTCAGAAGATTTGTTTGGTTAAGCAAGGTAGTTCAAAGGTTATGGCCATAAGAAACAAAAGTTTTTACTATGTACCACTAATtgaaagtctaaagcagctactgACCAATTCCAGAATTTTCTCCATGTTGAACACTGTACCACAGAGAAGCAGAGAGGGATTCTTGTATGACTTTTCAGATGGGTCTCTTTTTACATCTCATCCTTTATATTCTGTGAGGCCTAATGCTTTGCAGATCATTTTGTACTCAGACGAGATTGAAATATGTAACCCTTTAGGGCCCCATACTTCTTCAAATAAGTTGTTAATGGTTTACTACAGTTTAGGTAATATTGATCCAAAATTTAGGTCCAAGTTAGCAGCAATACGACTCCTTGCTATTGCAAAATCTGTTGATGTTTCTAAATGGGGTATAGATGTTATTTTACAAAGAATTATAAAAGATCTTATTCTGCTTTATAACGGTGTCAAGGTTGAAACACCACATGGTGAAATGGACTTGTTTGGAGCTGTGATAGCAGTATGTGGAGATACACTTGCTCAACATGAGCTTGCTGGCTTTAAAGAAGGGGTTGGCTTTGCCTATAGCAAGTGCAGACACTGTGAATGCACCTTTGAGGATATGCAAATATATTTTGATGAGAATAATTTTGTCAGAAGAACACTAGAAAGGCATATTAGGCAATGTCTTGAAATAGACAAGGCAAGCACAGATACTTTAAAGTCCTCCCTCAAAACTACTTACGGAATTAATAGAAAAAGCAGACTTATTGATGTTCCTGCATTTGACCTAATCAGGCAAACTCCACAGGACATAATGCATGTCATTTTTGAAGGTGTTGCACCAATGGAAATGAAGCTTGTGTTAAAACGTCTTATACTGTCAGGTAATCTAGAATTAGATGTGTTCAATTCAGCCATTCAGAATTTTCCTTACTCGCCTCTTGATATACGTGATAAACCTTGCCCTGTTAGTGTCAGCACTTTGACAGCAAGTGACAACAAATTGAAACAATCATGTGGGCAAATGTTAATACTGTTAAAAGTATTACCTTTTATTCTGTATGACTTGGACGATGAGTATGTTACATTTATTGTTAAGCTGATTGAAATTGTACAGATTGTTCTTGCTCCTATTATTTCTTTACAGACAGTAATACGGCTTAAACTTATGATTGAAGAACACCTTAGTCAGTTCAAACATTTATTTCCCGAAACTAATGTAATACCCAAGCAACATTACATGTTGCATTTGCCCAGTCAAATTCAATCCCTTGGTCCTTTAATAAGAACTATGTGCATGCGGTTTGAGGCCAAGCACAGTTATTTCAAACAGTGGGCTCCAAAGttgaattttaaaaatgtgtgtaaGTCACTTGCCAAACATAATCAATTTCTTGAATGTTGTCAACATGAAATTGGCATTGAACATCCCATTTTTGCAACCGAGAGAGAATTGGGGCCTGTTACTGATATTTCAAATACTGATTATGTTAAGGCCAAATTTAGAGATTTTTTTAATATGGACATCAGTCAATCTGTTGTCTCTGTGAAGTGGCTAATTCTCAatggaaataaatacatcagtgggaagtctcTGATTATTGCAGATGTGAATGATACTTTGCCTGTGTTTGGACTGGTGAAAGACATCTTTTTAGTAGATTCTTCTTTTGTTGCTTTTGAGTATCAGCGTTATGAAACATTGCATTTTGATAACAATTTGTTGGCATATGAAGTTGCAGTTCCTGCTATTGCCCAGGCGACAGAATTGGTGCATGAGCTTTTAGATCACACCTCATATTTTCCAGTAAATTTTAAGGATAGTGTGTTTGTGCCAATAAAATATACTCTCTGTGATGTCCTTGTACATAGGAACGGCCCTGGGGATGTATAA
- the LOC134321843 gene encoding uncharacterized protein LOC134321843, producing MVRSQYFDLLRNGKEKVCKMSKELSCRLIRNTITSMVAILRASPLGKEERYPSKLELRAMSQKIVDYYPMLRDTSDLPYLTIYSKMYKRLQNMKSPRKRQGPKPQRGSAKRSLFETSTEEEGTASSSASTASTVILPESDVSNDDLSPEHQDSLKMQARHYKTLFNMYSKPNSKPNPSDVAQILDLEFDGRRAFIDSSVLKEEDRIAKIFEAYPCFKDPQNAMDELRRILGGTNPKYIDETKKRWENFCANVQFYGVWKKVLKPPIPLNMHDADFTIAILTGLPSLFPSPTSPPKRLGNPSEALLHVLQAREDPSLYLEKRPLTSPVLLFDGKVCILAMGNVPVSTIPKEEFFDGMLMLMAYYYTMHLMYPKCVATLLSVIQTEVLCDAIHDRDATGAYKRAMVEWKSFIEK from the exons ATGGTGCGCAGCCAGTATTTTGATTTGCTCCGCAATGGAAAGGAAAAAGTTTGCAAGATGTCAAAGGAGCTAAGTTGTAGGCTCATCAGAAACACAATCACCAGCATGGTTGCCATCCTGCGTGCTAGTCCTCTGGGAAAAGAGGAAAGATACCCCTCAAAACTTGAGCTGAGAGCAATGTCACAGAAGATCGTTGACTATTACCCTATGCTACGTGACACTTCAGATCTGCCATAT CTGACGATTTACTCTAAAATGTATAAACGACTGCAAAATATGAAGTCTCCAAGAAAGAGGCAGGGCCCAAAGCCACAAAGAGGGTCTGCAAAGAGATCACTCTTTGAAACAagtacagaagaagaaggtaCTGCAAGTTCTTCAGCTTCAACTGCTTCAACTGTCATTCTTCCAGAGAGCGATGTCAGCAATGATGACTTAAGTCCAG AACATCAGGACAGTCTGAAAATGCAGGCAAGGCACTACAAAACACTCTTCAATATGTACAGCAAACCCAACTCAAAACCCAACCCAAGTGATGTTGCTCAAATTTTGGACCTTGAGTTTGATGGAAGGCGGGCCTTCATTGACTCAAGTGTGTTGAAGGAGGAAGACAGGATTGCGAAGATATTTGAAGCATATCCATGTTTCAAAGACCCTCAAAAT GCAATGGATGAGCTGCGTCGCATCTTGGGTGGCACCAACCCCAAATACATTGATGAAACAAAGAAAAGATGGGAAAACTTCTGTGCCAATGTCCAGTTCTATGGTGTGTGGAAGAAAGTCCTGAAACCCCCTATACCCTTGAATATGCATGATG CGGATTTCACCATTGCCATTTTGACTGGTCTCCCATCACTATTTCCCTCACCAACTTCGCCACCAAAACGGCTCGGGAATCCCAGTGAAGCACTATTGCATGTCCTTCAG gCAAGGGAGGATCCATCGCTTTACTTGGAGAAGCGTCCTCTCACCAGTCCAGTGTTACTGTTTGATGGAAAGGTCTGCATCCTTGCCATGGGAAACGTACCTGTAAGCACCATACCAAAGGAGGAGTTCTTTGATGGGATGTTGATGTTAATGGCATACTACTACACGATGCACCTGATGTACCCAAAATGTGTTGCAACCCTCCTCTCGGTCATTCAAACTGAGGTACTGTGTGATGCGATCCATGATCGAGATGCTACAGGTGCATATAAGAGGGCAATGGTGGAGTGGAAATCATTTATTGAGAAGTAG